The following is a genomic window from Butyricimonas faecihominis.
ACCAATTTGGATGCGATCACCCGACCACACCACAAATCAATTTCTTCGTCCGTCATTTGAAGAATATCACACAATTGCCCGACGACAACACCTTTCATCGCCACGTACAAAGGTTTATTTTCTATTCTACAAGGGAGCTGCGACCAAGGTAATATCAAATTTGCGTTCTCGTTCAACGAATCCACAAGAAAATAACATTTAGGAAGAGCCTCCCCCACCTTGGGTACATGCGGAAGCACCCGATTCCGGATCAATTCTGCCGCTTTTAACATGGCAGGAGTATCGCTACTCTGAACGATATAATGCGTAGATCCTTGCCTATCATCTTCCGTACTACCAAACATCACGTAGGAAAGGTTGAATTTTTCCGTTCTCAAGATGGGATTCCCTTCCGCGTCTTTCGCGTAATATTCTTCTCCTAAAGTATCACTGACAAAAATCGGTACTCCCGTTTCAGCATAAATCTTATAGACCAATTGATTAAATTCCCCCGGCTTATCCGGTATCACGAACCAGTTCCGATCGGCATAAGAAGGCGAGGTAATCTCCTCCTCATCCTTGTTGCAACCAACCAAAACCAACAGGCAGCCAAAAATTCCGTATAACAAGTATTTCTTTAACATATCTTCCGTGATTAAAATTGCTTCACTTATTCTCTATTCTCTTCTAAAATTCGGGTCTTCATTCGGACGTTCCGGGCGATCCGGATTTTCCAATACACCCTCACTATATGATATTTCCTTACTCCCGAAAGGCATAATCCAGCCATTATCCGTCCCGTAAGGTTTCAATAGATAGTAACCGGCATACTCCCCGTTTTCCGTTTCATAAACCATGTGACGGATAGTTGTCTCAAGCGGGTATTTCGTGTTCACTGCATAACGCCTCAAATCCGGCCAACGGTGTCCCTCGAAACAAAGTTCTCGGCGGCGCTCCGAGCGGATAAAATTTACTAACTCTTTTTCACTCGATGAAGACAATTTAGGTTGCATTCCCGGGGCATAACGAGTATCAAATAAAGGCTGTAAAGTCGCTATCGCTCCTGCCAGATCCCCTTTCATCGCTTGCGCCTCTGCCTTATTCAAGTATATTTCTACCGTGCGAATCAAGAAAGAATCAAATACCACCGGGTATTCCCAATATTGTTCATAACTATAATTTTTTACCACTCCAAACCGGTCCGAATTTATCCAATGTCGTTCAAAATAACACCTAAAACGAAGGTCAAGCACCTCCGCATCCACCCTATACTCATCTATCAGACTCTGAGAAGCAGAATACACGAGAGAAGTGTTACCATAATCATTCGTTGCCGGCGTAACATAATCTTGAACAGTAGCATACCCCATCGTGAACACGATTTCCGGATTGGATGCCATGTATAAATAATCCCGCTCATCCAGCCATTCCGTGTCATAAAAGAAATTGTTTAGATCAAGCATCTGTAATCCCATGTTCAATGCCGAATCACATTGCGTGATCACCTCATCATATCTCTCCATGTACAGATACACCCTACTCAACAGTGTCCGTGCGGCTAATTGATTCGTACGATAAAAGTTTTTTTGCTCTACTCCGCGCAAGTTTGCGCATTGCCCCGATTAAATCCCTTTCGATAACCCGGTAGACCTCTCCCACGGTTGCCCGGGAAAACTTATCCTCCACGATCCATTCGGTCGTCTTCAGCGGGACACTCAAATCCGCTCCATTATTTTTCACATCGTATGCCCAACCATAAAGATTACTCAACATCAGGTAGTAAGCCGCTCGCAAGAACTGACATTCCCCCAAGATACGCTTCCGGTCCTCGATCGGGTCGTTCGGGAATTCATCCAAAGTACTCATGATCGTGTTCACGTAAGCAATATGAGCGTATAATTTCTCTACCGTTTTATCTTCGCTATCCTCACCGGTATTAGTTTGCAAATAAGGATTTTTCTGCCAAGTAGCAGTATTACGCACTTGTGGTATGAACGAAGGATTATGACTCCCCCACCCCATCGCCACGTGCTCTTCGGCATCATCATCCAAGGCGAACAGGTAACCGTAATAGAGGTCATTAAAGCCAGGTGCTTTCCCGTCGCCTCTACTCTCCATGTATCCATTTCCTATCAACGCCTCATCCAAATCCTTGCACGAGGAAGCGTAGACCTGATCCCGAGAATACTCTTCCAAAAAATCGCTACATCCACCTCCTACCATATAGCACACGAATATCCAGATATAAAATATAATATTTCTCATATCATCAAAATTAAAATGTTACATTCAACGTCAACGAATAGGTCGGACGAACCGATATATTGATCAAGTTCGTACTACCCGACTGAGAGGGATCCTGCCCTTTCAACTTCTTGCTGCAAAGCGTGAAAAGATTTGTTCCACTAACGGATAGGTACGCTGATTTCATATAAAGACGTTTACACAAATGTTCCGGCACCACGTAACGCAACTGGAGACTGGAAAGTTTCAGGTAATTACCCGACGCGACACGTATATCCGAGTAATCATACATGGTCCAGTAATTCTGCTGCCAATCATACGTATTATTTTTCCACCAATAGTTATTCATCTGGTAGTAGGCTTCTCCGCCCACGATACCGGGAATCGTGGTATGCCGTTCATCCCCCGGCACGCGCCAACGTTTTTCCCAGTCCCGACGCAGATTCTTCTCCGGCAACGGAAGAGATCCCCCGTTATCGTACATCCGGAACAAACGAATTTTGGAACCAAGGCTATAGGTCAGATTAAAAGCCAAAACCCAATTGTTGTACTCGAACGAGTTGTAGATACCTCCCTGCAAGAAAGGTTCCCGACAACCGGAGCGGGTCAGCAACTTCGTTCTCCATACTTCTTCCTTATCCATATTCGAATATATCTCGGCATTATTGATGATTACCGGATCCCCGTTTTCATCATACACGGGATCCCCATTTTTATCCAACATGGGTTCTTTCTCGATTGCCCCGTAAAATTCAGGAGCTCCCGTGTCATGATTTAATCCCCGGAACCGGTAACTATAGAACGTATTCACCGGACGTCCTGACACCTGCACTTGCCCATTCAAGTATTGTTGGATCGTAACCTCATTGTCTTGAATCTTTTTATCTTTCGGTTTCACTTTATCCAACAATTGATTGAAAACCGAACCGAATTGCGGATCAAATCTCCAGCGGAAGCCGCGACGCTCCACTCCTCCGGAAGTCGCTTCACTCAACGCGGAAGATACTTTATTGATCATATTATCGATCGGGGTAAACTGGAAGGTAAACTCAAATCCTTGGTTAATCAATGTCCCGGCATTTACCATGTAGTCTCTTGTCCCATTGAACACCGCAACCGTTTTTTTCATGAATGCATTACTCGTATGCCGATAGTAATACCCCAAGCTCCCCCTCAACCTGTTCTTGAAAAGAGAATATTCTATCTCTCCGTTAAAAGTTGAGGTTGTTTCCCACCCCAAGAAGGGATTCGGGAAATTCTGTATCGTGGAATAATATTCGTCAAAAAACGGATGTGTACCATTTTTTTGAATAATCAATTTCGGGGATTCCGTGTTGGACATATTTCCCTGGTAACCGAAAGATAATTTCA
Proteins encoded in this region:
- a CDS encoding RagB/SusD family nutrient uptake outer membrane protein, which gives rise to MERYDEVITQCDSALNMGLQMLDLNNFFYDTEWLDERDYLYMASNPEIVFTMGYATVQDYVTPATNDYGNTSLVYSASQSLIDEYRVDAEVLDLRFRCYFERHWINSDRFGVVKNYSYEQYWEYPVVFDSFLIRTVEIYLNKAEAQAMKGDLAGAIATLQPLFDTRYAPGMQPKLSSSSEKELVNFIRSERRRELCFEGHRWPDLRRYAVNTKYPLETTIRHMVYETENGEYAGYYLLKPYGTDNGWIMPFGSKEISYSEGVLENPDRPERPNEDPNFRRE
- a CDS encoding RagB/SusD family nutrient uptake outer membrane protein, with protein sequence MRNIIFYIWIFVCYMVGGGCSDFLEEYSRDQVYASSCKDLDEALIGNGYMESRGDGKAPGFNDLYYGYLFALDDDAEEHVAMGWGSHNPSFIPQVRNTATWQKNPYLQTNTGEDSEDKTVEKLYAHIAYVNTIMSTLDEFPNDPIEDRKRILGECQFLRAAYYLMLSNLYGWAYDVKNNGADLSVPLKTTEWIVEDKFSRATVGEVYRVIERDLIGAMRKLARSRAKKLLSYESISRTDTVE